From the genome of Candidatus Ruthia magnifica str. Cm (Calyptogena magnifica):
TTATTTTTTTAGCCTCAAGTATTTTAAATATACTTAACCTTTCACCGTGGTAATTTGTAATATTAATTGATTTTTTTAATTGATTGGCATTGGTAAAATAATCAAAAGTATTGGAATAACTTGCAAGTACTTTAGGCTTATAAATTGATAATTTTTGATTAATATCTTGTTTGAGTTTGTCTAAATTTTTATTAAGTTTGTTTAAATTAGTTCTATAATTTGATTGGTTATCAGGGTCAATTTTAATCAATCTTTCAATCAGTTTTTTTGCAAATATTTGCATATTATTTACATCTAGCCAAAGATGATAGTTAACTACTTTCTGATGCTTCTCATTGTGAATAAGATGAATATTTTTCACATTGCCAATAATTAGTTTTTCATTAAGATTAGCCAATACTTTTTTAAGCCCACTTTCAAAAGTTGGGTGAATAAAAATAGCTAAGTCTGCATGACTCAATAAAGATAATTGAGAAGGTTTGAGATGAGTATAATGCGCTGATTGATTGGTTTTTAGTAATAATTTTGACTCTGTTATTCCTTGAGTTAAGCTGTTAACAATAGACTGAATAGGCTTAATACTAACCACAATATTTGGTGCTGCAAAGATATTTGCAGAAAGTAATGTTATTATTGTTAAGAGTGAAGGGAAAATCATAATAAATTTCTCTAAAACAAAGGATATTATACTACTCAATTTATTTTTGACAGATAAAAATTGCACGCTTAGGTGCTGGAAACCCTTCGATGGTTAAGTCTCTATTATTTGGATCAAGAAAGTTTTTAAGAGATTGTGTGTTATTGCCAATCCAATGAGTTGCTCGTTGTTCTTTTGATGTGGTTTTGGTAACGTCCAACAATTTAATGTTTTTAAATTCTGCATCTTCAAGCCAAGTGCGTAGTGTATTTTTAGATGGTAGACAGTAAACATTTCGCATTTTAGCGTAACGTCCTTTTGGGATGATTTTTTTAACTTTTTCCAAATCAATAATGAGTGTTTCTAAGATAAGTTCTCCACTTGGTTTCATAACATCTTTTAGTTGGTTTAAATGCAACTCATAGTCTTTTTGGTGATATAAAACACCCATGGAAAATACCGTGTCAAATAAAGGTTTTTTTGGTATTTTGTCTAGGGATAATGGCAATACAAATACATTTGGTAGATTATTAATTAATGTTCGAATGGCTTGAAACTGATAATTAAATAATAAGAACGGCTCAATTCCTAGTGCAATTTTAGCACCTGAGATAGCCATAAGATAAGTAAAGTAGCCATTACCAGAGCCGACATCAAGCACAACCTTATCTTTAAGTGGCTTGATATGGGGAATGAGTCTATGCCATTTCATATCACCTCGCCATTCACTATCAAGTTGCAAATCGCCAATTTGATAAGGCCCTTTACGCCAAGGTATAAGCTGTTTTAAAGATTTTTCCAAAGTAAAATTATTGATATGATGAGCACTAATGTTTAAATAAGGTGTTATAAAATCAAGACTACCAGTATTTTGAGTTTTAATCTGCTTAATAGCTTGTTCCCATTTGGGTATGTTACCGTTATTTGTATTAAATACATGGGTTGATAAATTGATAAGTTGTGTGCATATCAAATCTAGTTGTGTTGATGTAGCGTATTTATAAAAATCACTAAGCATAAATTTATGTAAAGATGGTTATTTCTGTAATAAAGTAGTATAAAATATAGAGTCAAAGGGGGAATAAGTCAACTTTTTGAATAATTTGGAGATAGAAAAATGATAAATAAAACACTAGGTCTTGTCGTAACATTTGCATTAGTGGGTAGTGTAATGGCTGGTGGAGATGATCTCGATATGGGGCCTGTTGAACCAATTTTTGATAAAGTTGTGGTGAAGAGTGAGCACAATATTGATACAATGATATTAACTGATACTTCCAAAGTAATTGGCCAAACTATAACTGGCGCTCCAGTAACAATAGCAGCACATGAAGCTTGTAAAGATAGACTTAATTTGTTTAATACTAACATAGAAAAATTCAAACAAGCGCTTGCGAGTGGGTTCTTGTACAATACAGGTCCACTTAATGAAATGGGTACATTATTCTCACCAAAGAGATGGAAAGATTATTTTTTCTGCGTAGAAAATCATCAATAATAGTGTTTTTTAAATTATAAAAAGCCCGCTTTGTATCGGATTTTATTAGTTGGTTCTTTTTAAGACTGGATTAAATTTCTAACAGAGAGTTTTCTTTTTCGCAAAATTTGGCTTCTATTTCTTTGATATACGTATCAGTAATTTTCTGAATACTATTCTCTGCTTTTCTAGCCCCATCCCTTGAAATTTCTTTTTCTTTTAATAGTTCTTTAAAAT
Proteins encoded in this window:
- the cmoB gene encoding tRNA 5-methoxyuridine(34)/uridine 5-oxyacetic acid(34) synthase CmoB, whose product is MLSDFYKYATSTQLDLICTQLINLSTHVFNTNNGNIPKWEQAIKQIKTQNTGSLDFITPYLNISAHHINNFTLEKSLKQLIPWRKGPYQIGDLQLDSEWRGDMKWHRLIPHIKPLKDKVVLDVGSGNGYFTYLMAISGAKIALGIEPFLLFNYQFQAIRTLINNLPNVFVLPLSLDKIPKKPLFDTVFSMGVLYHQKDYELHLNQLKDVMKPSGELILETLIIDLEKVKKIIPKGRYAKMRNVYCLPSKNTLRTWLEDAEFKNIKLLDVTKTTSKEQRATHWIGNNTQSLKNFLDPNNRDLTIEGFPAPKRAIFICQK
- a CDS encoding metal ABC transporter solute-binding protein, Zn/Mn family → MIFPSLLTIITLLSANIFAAPNIVVSIKPIQSIVNSLTQGITESKLLLKTNQSAHYTHLKPSQLSLLSHADLAIFIHPTFESGLKKVLANLNEKLIIGNVKNIHLIHNEKHQKVVNYHLWLDVNNMQIFAKKLIERLIKIDPDNQSNYRTNLNKLNKNLDKLKQDINQKLSIYKPKVLASYSNTFDYFTNANQLKKSINITNYHGERLSIFKILEAKKIMKNTQTKCLLSTIEVPKKRTNTLTEGLNINSVSIDIIGLNIQQGSDYYFELMHNITNKVVQCLR